Proteins encoded in a region of the Flavobacterium sp. MDT1-60 genome:
- a CDS encoding DUF6607 family protein yields MITKSLYFSAIMALTCSLGFSQDKKQQDIKSIKSMCGCYEVKFNFTETFQYPKDTLTYKPSETKHESALEWVELLEDTPNKIVMQHLLIVSDDMIIKHWRQDWLFENTDLYSFDKGTSWKYKKLDKKAVKGQWTQKVYQVDDSPRYEGSSTWVHVDGKDYWTNVADAPLPRREQTKRNDYNVLKRRNIHEITATGWNHEQDNDKLVRDDSGKDVLLAQEKGFDVYTKVPDSKCAAAQKWWVANNALWKNVRDKWQTLFERHQDLNLEAKVDRKALYSLLFDLKPDTSKAETDKIIDKFVK; encoded by the coding sequence ATGATTACAAAAAGCCTCTATTTTTCGGCCATAATGGCTTTGACTTGTAGCCTTGGTTTTAGCCAGGATAAAAAACAACAAGACATCAAATCAATTAAATCAATGTGTGGTTGTTATGAAGTGAAATTTAATTTTACTGAAACTTTTCAATATCCGAAAGATACCCTTACATACAAACCATCTGAGACTAAACATGAATCTGCTTTAGAATGGGTTGAATTATTGGAAGACACACCAAACAAAATTGTGATGCAGCACTTACTAATCGTAAGTGATGATATGATCATCAAACACTGGAGACAAGATTGGCTTTTTGAAAACACAGACTTATACTCATTCGATAAGGGAACATCCTGGAAGTACAAAAAACTAGATAAGAAAGCTGTTAAAGGACAGTGGACTCAAAAAGTATATCAGGTAGATGATAGTCCAAGATACGAAGGATCATCAACCTGGGTACATGTTGACGGAAAAGATTACTGGACTAACGTTGCTGATGCGCCTCTGCCAAGAAGAGAGCAAACAAAACGCAATGATTATAATGTTTTGAAAAGAAGAAATATTCATGAAATTACCGCTACAGGGTGGAATCATGAACAAGACAATGATAAATTAGTTAGAGATGACAGCGGAAAAGACGTATTGTTGGCTCAGGAAAAAGGATTTGATGTTTACACTAAAGTGCCAGACAGTAAATGTGCTGCAGCTCAAAAATGGTGGGTAGCAAATAATGCGCTGTGGAAAAACGTTCGTGACAAATGGCAAACGCTGTTTGAAAGACATCAAGACTTAAACTTAGAAGCTAAAGTGGATAGAAAAGCATTGTATTCTCTTTTGTTTGATTTAAAACCAGACACCTCAAAAGCAGAAACAGACAAAATTATCGACAAGTTCGTAAAATAA